A genomic stretch from Lathyrus oleraceus cultivar Zhongwan6 chromosome 2, CAAS_Psat_ZW6_1.0, whole genome shotgun sequence includes:
- the LOC127120563 gene encoding protein MAIN-LIKE 2-like yields the protein MSLLTMGEAHRGTVANIATYEVSRFRTRVHEFVPMDPMIQPYVELAGFGHLSKIMSWSIDNKFILALCERWRPETHTFWFPTGECTVTLEDVYMLLGLRIEGKAVNGKTNYANSICMELLNTDLLDDNARGQGILLSRLKSYYNSFYLDEHSTEDARIIKTRCYIMLLLGSFLFPEGSGSSMHIMYLPLLRHIDRIGSYSWGSACLAYLYSSLCKNSHKDTSTFSGCAVLLQAWGWSRLPSLAPVNSNPFTFPYAKKWSARGMNYSRCPRHCITQYRNLLDHLRPADFIWRPYLNMDHEHQINPEDAAVWTTCTPIIRFTTVELHNTDRVKLQFGMVQNIPDPPASLGEWHMRKVNDQWNYNPWQTFARSECRKWKHRHDHVLTDAVMPNEVKPSRTYMAWYRSVGFQFIADDMYLYDPRQTSYTQEGSTSNPQQHSQPGYSQPPIRQTFRSTNTQTYNQNMPFTQPQNQEHPPYHHQQMDHQPSTEHRFAPTPSPYQSRLTQNTNRPITYRSQEPQTSQYQNIPQPYLFQTPQQPFQPFLDPSLSPMSPFNRPGRPSMSQPHPNFSGMGHELSYAGTPSLNTEDYAELAEYLNGSSPVGGNDAPGPSDEQTPVQNRQRGLGPRVRVARGCGTGGRLGDPGHHH from the exons atgtctttactcacaatgggcgaagcacacagaggaacagttgcaaacatcgcgacatac gaggtctcaaggtttcgaactcgagtccacgaatttgtcccaatggacccgatgattcaaccttatgttgaactcgccggttttggtcaccttagcaaaattatgtcttggtctatagataacaagttcattctagccttatgcgaaagatggaggccagagacacacacattttggtttccaaccggtgagtgtaccgtgacgttagaagacgtctacatgcttttaggactacgaattgaaggcaaagctgttaatggtaagaccaactatgcaaattcaatttgcatggagcttttaaacactgatttgttagatgataatgctaggggacaaggtatactactttcacgcctaaagtcatattataatagtttttatttagatgagcattctaccgaagatgctcgaatcatcaaaactaggtgttacattatgttgttactaggatcctttttatttcccgaaggtagtggttctagcatgcatattatgtacttacctttacttagacatatagatagaataggtagttatagttggggatccgcatgtctagcatatctctatagttctttgtgcaaaaactcccacaaagatacttctacattttctggatgtgctgttttgctacaagcatggggatggtcaagactaccgtctctagcaccggtcaatagcaaccccttcacttttccatatgcaaaaaa atggtcggcacgcggtatgaattacagcagatgtccgagacattgtattactcaatatcgcaacctgttggatcaccttcgaccggcagac ttcatttggcgtccataccttaatatggatcatgagcatcagatcaaccctgaagacgcagccgtatggacaacatgtacaccgataatacggttcacaacagtggagctgcacaacaccgaccgtgtgaagctgcagtttggtatggtccagaatatcccagatcccccagctagcctaggagaatggcatatgcgtaaagtgaacgaccaatggaactacaacccttggcaaaccttcgcaagatcagagtgtcgcaagtggaagcaccgtcatgaccatgtcttaactgacgcagtcatgccaaatgaggtaaaaccaagtcgtacttatatggcttggtatagatcagttggatttcaattcatcgccgatgatatgtacctctacgacccacgccagacaagttacacacaagaaggatcaacatctaacccccaacaacattctcagcccggttactcacaaccacctatccgacaaactttccgttccacaaacacacaaacatacaaccaaaacatgccattcacccaaccccaaaaccaagaacatcccccataccaccaccaacaaatggaccatcaaccttcgaccgaacatcgcttcgcacccacaccatcaccctaccaaagtcgccttacccaaaacactaaccgccccatcacctaccgtagccaagaaccccaaacatcacaataccaaaacatcccacaaccatatctcttccaaacaccccaacaacctttccaacctttcctagacccatcattgtcacccatgtcccccttcaaccgtcccggtcgcccatccatgagtcaaccacaccccaacttctctggcatgggtcatgagctcagctacgccggtacaccatcattgaatactgaagactatgctgagttggctgaatacctcaacggatcttctcctgtaggaggtaatgacgctcctggaccatcagatgaacaaacaccggtgcagaatcgtcaacgtgggttagggccaagggttagggtagctaggggatgtgggaccggaggtcggttaggtgatcccggtcatcaccattag
- the LOC127120564 gene encoding 60S ribosomal protein L37a: MTKRTKKAGIVGKYGTRYGASLRKQIKKMEVSQHSKFFCEFCGKYAVKRKAVGIWGCKDCGKVKAGGAYTLNTASAVTVRSTIRRLREQTES; this comes from the exons ATG ACAAAGAGAACGAAGAAGGCAGGCATTGTTGGAAAGTATG GTACCCGATATGGTGCTAGTCTGCGGAAGCAAATTAAGAAGATGGAAGTTAGTCAACATAGCAAATTTTTCTGCGAATTTTGTGGAAAG TATGCAGTGAAAAGGAAGGCTGTAGGAATATGGGGATGCAAGGATTGTGGAAAAGTGAAAGCAGGGGGTGCCTACACTTTGAA TACTGCAAGTGCTGTGACTGTGAGGAGTACCATCCGAAGGTTGAGGGAACAAACCGAGAGTTGA